A stretch of Portunus trituberculatus isolate SZX2019 chromosome 48, ASM1759143v1, whole genome shotgun sequence DNA encodes these proteins:
- the LOC123498514 gene encoding glycosylphosphatidylinositol anchor attachment 1 protein-like, whose protein sequence is MGLLTDPGMDRSPLPALLERHHRPLCVCLYICGCLWFLSLAHNALNHGTYFSENALLPGLVQGDFQGDSEAQHYLQSLQEEAESHPSSVPHSWLVGQFTQLGLDTFTHSFTLRYPMGRGKNFTGRNVYAILRASRGSGTEALVVTAPYRPPAALLPGTAPSIALMLAMAKFFSKQVYWAKDIIFLITEHEQLGAQAWLEAYHNPQPLSSSPSYSASPSLPLLLSGDLEGRAGAIQAGINLEVHSAEVTHLDVKLEGLNGQLPNLDLVNLIHRLCQRENVPHTFKNRADHPRPESMEGWQHQLTTLLSMVTSQASGVPTGNHGLFHRYGVAAVTISGSGREAGGGVGVPIRARSISLQQVGRVLEGVCRSLNNLLEKFHQSFFFYLLPATNRYISIGVYMPPFGLIAGGVLVKALALWYKTSCVEESSKGRHSLLEWAPLVVGIHATCFLLMTCPPTLTRLGLAFDLTPEDSVGLGLTACCVALLLMAGGVARSMRETGIWEVLKICVLLELGVLLFAGAVYNFSLALLVAVIYTPTALLASPSTTRMSRLLKSLLLLLVHPLSLLFGAVLFDTNAHFPEAGLLRLLWRTVTGSKRALMYSVVDSLVYSNWVFDVGALCLLPLWCLLWLIVHLRVDVCVSQQAGEQTSQSQQGQGTVRECKSKSE, encoded by the exons atggGGCTATTGACGGACCCTGGCATGGACCGCTCCCCACTGCCGGCCCTGCTGGAGAGACACCACcggccgctgtgtgtgtgtctgtacatCTGTGGCTGTCTGTGGTTCCTGTCACTGGCCCATAATGCCCTGAACCATG GTACTTATTTCTCGGAGAACGCACTGTTGCCTGGCTTGGTTCAGGGTGACTTTCAGGGTGACTCGGAGGCACAACACTACTTACAG AGTCTacaggaggaagcagagagtcACCCATCATCTGTGCCTCACTCATGGCTGGTGGGACAGTTCACCCAGCTGGGCCTGGATACCTTCACCCACTCCTTCACCCTGCGGTACCCTATGGGCCGAGGCAAG AACTTCACGGGCCGTAATGTGTATGCCATCCTGAGGGCCTCTCGGGGTAGTGGCACTGAGGCGCTGGTGGTGACGGCACCGTACAGACCCCCTGCAGCACTGCTCCCCGGCACTGCACCTTCGATTGCCCTCATGCTGGCTATGGCAAAGTTTTTCTCGA AGCAAGTCTACTGGGCCAAAGACATAATATTCCTCATCACCGAACATGAACAGTTGGGAGCACAGGCATGGCTGGAAGCTTACCACAACCCTCagcccctctcttcttccccatccTACTCAGCCTCCCCCAGCCTACCTCTGCTGCTTTCAGGGGACTTGGAGGGACGTGCAGGGGCTATTCAA gcaGGCATCAATCTTGAGGTGCACAGTGCAGAAGTAACCCACCTTGATGTCAAGCTGGAAGGTCTCAATGGACAGCTGCCCAACCTGGACCTGGTCAACCTCATCCACCGCCTGTGCCAGCGTGAGAATGTGCCCCACACCTTCAAGAATAGG GCTGACCATCCACGACCTGAGAGCATGGAGGGTTGGCAGCACCAGCTTACTACCTTGTTGTCCATGGTGACCTCACAAGCATCTGGTGTGCCCACTGGAAACCACGGCCTCTTCCACAG GTACGGTGTGGCAGCAGTGACTATCTCTGGGTCAGGTCGTGAGGCTGGTGGGGGTGTGGGAGTGCCAATTCGTGCCAGGTCAATAAGCCTGCAACAGGTTGGCCGAGTGCTGGAGGGAGTCTGCAGGTCACTTAACAACCTGCTCGAGAAGTTTCAccagtccttcttcttctacctgcTGCCTGCTACTAATAGATACATCTCCAttg GAGTGTATATGCCTCCCTTCGGCCTCATTGCGGGTGGGGTGCTGGTGAAGGCTCTGGCGCTGTGGTACAAGACTAGCTGTGTTGAGGAGTCAAGCAAG GGCCGTCACAGCCTGCTGGAGTGGGCACCGTTAGTAGTTGGTATACATGCGACCTGCTTTCTCCTCATGACCTGCCCTCCTACTTTGACCCGACTTGGCCTGGCCTTCGACCTGACCCCAGAAGACAGTGTGGGTCTGGGCCTGACTGCCTGCTGTGTGGCCCTCCTGCTGATGGCTGGTGGGGTTGctag GTCAATGAGAGAGACTGGCATCTGGGAAGTCCTCAAGATATGTGTTCTACTTGAGTTGGGAGTGTTGCTGTTTGCTGGTGCTGTCTATAACTTCTCCCTAGCTCTACTGGTGGCAGTTATATACACTCCAACTGCACTGCTGGCCTCTCCTTCtactaccag AATGTCCCGTTTACTGAAGTCGCTGCTGCTTTTACTAGTGCATCCTTTGTCGTTGCTGTTTGGCGCCGTCCTGTTCGACACAAACGCACACTTCCCCGAGGCAGGCCTGCTCCGTTTGCTGTGGCGAACAGTGACTGGATCCAAACGGGCATTGATGTATAGTGTTGTGGACTCCTTGGTGTATTCTAACTGGGTGTTTGACGTGGGTGCTTTGTGTCTGTTGCCTCTCTGGTGTTTGCTGTGGCTCATTGTGCATCTGCGTGTGGATGTTTGTGTGTCGCAGCAAGCAGGGGAGCAAACGTCACAGTCACAGCAGGGGCAGGGCACAGTTAGAGAGtgtaagagtaagagtgagtga